The Desulfovermiculus halophilus DSM 18834 DNA segment TTTGATGCACGGGCTGTTGATGGGGAGCTAAAAGGCCTGTCCCAGGCTTATGTACAGATGGTAGGTGTCGTCAATGTGCTGGTGAGAGGTCAGGGGGAAGGCAATGTCCAGGCGCAGAGGTCCGATGCCAGTGTAGTAGCGCAGTCCGCAGCCGGCCCCCCAGTACAGCTTGTCTCCGGGATCAGGCACGGTGGATTCATAGGCGTTTCCGGCGTCCACAAAGGCGGCGCTTCCGATGCTCTCAGTCCACTTCCAGCGAAGCTCGGCCGAGGTCTCCAGCAGGGACCTGCCCCCGTAAGGGTCTCCGTCTTCATACGGTCCCAGCTCGTGATAGGGATAGCCCCGGACTGAGCCCCCTCCGCCGGCATACCAGCGCTCATCTGCAGGGATCTCTGAGGTGCTGGATGCATTGATGATCCCCACCTTTCCCCGCAGGGCCAGGACGGCCCGCCCGGATTCCGGCAGGAGGTCGAAATACCAGCGGGAGCCCAGACTGGATTTAAACATGGAGAAGGTGTCTCCGAAGGGGGCAAACATGGGCGTCAGGTGCAGGCTATGAGTGCTGCCTTGTGCCGGGTCCAGCGGATCGTCCCGGCTGTCCCAGGTGGCAAAGGCGGGAACGGAGAACTGGTGGTAGGTCTGCTCCTCTTGGGAATCTTCAACCCGGCTTCCTTTGTAGCCCAATCCGCCCCCCAGGCGCAAATGTGGGTGAATCTGGCGCTCCAGGTGGGCCGAGGCCCTGCCCCCGGTACTGGTGTAGGCCTGGATGTCCTCCCGAAAGATCGCGCTCTGGAGCACGAGATCCAGATCCCAGGGAGTAAAGTTCTCCTGGGTGTACTCCCCGAGCAGTTCCTGCCTAAGCGGTGAAACTTCCAGGCTGAACAAGAGATTGCGGCCCCGGCCCCAGAGATTTTTGTGCTCCCAGGAAGCCGATCCCTGGGGCCCGGTGTCCGTCTCGTAGCCCAGTCGAAACCGGATCTGCTTGTGATCCACTTCATTGACCTGCAGGGTCATGGGCAGCTGCCCCTGCTCGTCGACGTGGTCGGCGTGCTCCACCCGGGCCAGATTGAAAAGCCCGGTCTGGATCAGGGAGTTCTGCAGATCCCTGACCTGCTCCGGGTCATATCGCTCGCCCCGGCTCCAGGGGATCTTGTCCCGGACATAGTCCGCATCGACCTGTTCAAGGCCCTGGATGCTGAGCGGTCCGAAGCTGGCAAGGGGACCGGGGGAGAGGACATAGACCAGGTCCACTGTCTTTTGTTTCGAGTTCAGGTGAACCTGCGGAGGCTGGGCAGAGCCCAAGATATACCCTTGGGAATGAAGCGCAGACAGGATGGCCGATCTGGCGCTGCGGATCGCATCGGCCTTGGCCGGGGCTTGTCGGTCCAAGCCCAGTTCGGCTCGGTCCGGCAGGCGGATTTTTTCGGAAAGCTCCTGATGCTTGCCTGTAATGTGCACGGTGTGGACCGTATACATTGGACCGGGATGGACCTGAAAGACAACCTGCACCGGCTGACCGGACGTTTTGGATTCTAACCGGGCCTCAATCCGGGCGTCGAAATCCCC contains these protein-coding regions:
- a CDS encoding autotransporter assembly complex protein TamA; this encodes MLFACLPPVMAADLKVQYSVELKNPEDSPFIAQVRQVSRTVQKQDDPPATTGLLRRRINADLPRMRDVLKAQGDFDARIEARLESKTSGQPVQVVFQVHPGPMYTVHTVHITGKHQELSEKIRLPDRAELGLDRQAPAKADAIRSARSAILSALHSQGYILGSAQPPQVHLNSKQKTVDLVYVLSPGPLASFGPLSIQGLEQVDADYVRDKIPWSRGERYDPEQVRDLQNSLIQTGLFNLARVEHADHVDEQGQLPMTLQVNEVDHKQIRFRLGYETDTGPQGSASWEHKNLWGRGRNLLFSLEVSPLRQELLGEYTQENFTPWDLDLVLQSAIFREDIQAYTSTGGRASAHLERQIHPHLRLGGGLGYKGSRVEDSQEEQTYHQFSVPAFATWDSRDDPLDPAQGSTHSLHLTPMFAPFGDTFSMFKSSLGSRWYFDLLPESGRAVLALRGKVGIINASSTSEIPADERWYAGGGGSVRGYPYHELGPYEDGDPYGGRSLLETSAELRWKWTESIGSAAFVDAGNAYESTVPDPGDKLYWGAGCGLRYYTGIGPLRLDIAFPLTSHQHIDDTYHLYISLGQAF